From a single Sphingobium lignivorans genomic region:
- a CDS encoding VOC family protein codes for MTHPVTLSRIHHVAYRCRDAKETVEWYERVMGMRFTTAFAEDHVPSTGDYDPYMHVFLDCGGGNVLAFFELPNQPDMGRDEHTPAWVQHLAFEVPDMDALLAAKAHLEAQGIKVLGPTWHGVFRSIYFFDPNGHRLELACNIGTPAQYEELARVAPLMLDEWSRTKKAPRHAEWLHKEPTDS; via the coding sequence ATGACTCATCCCGTCACCCTGAGCCGCATCCATCATGTCGCCTATCGCTGCCGGGACGCGAAGGAGACGGTGGAATGGTATGAGCGCGTGATGGGCATGCGCTTCACCACGGCCTTCGCCGAGGATCATGTCCCCTCCACTGGCGACTATGATCCCTATATGCATGTCTTCCTCGATTGCGGGGGCGGCAATGTGCTGGCCTTCTTCGAGCTGCCCAATCAGCCGGACATGGGGCGGGACGAGCATACGCCCGCCTGGGTGCAGCATCTCGCTTTCGAAGTGCCGGACATGGATGCGCTGCTCGCCGCCAAGGCGCATCTGGAAGCGCAGGGCATCAAGGTGCTTGGTCCCACCTGGCACGGCGTGTTCCGCTCGATCTATTTCTTCGATCCCAACGGCCACCGGCTGGAGCTGGCCTGCAACATCGGCACCCCGGCGCAATATGAGGAGCTTGCCCGGGTGGCGCCGCTGATGCTGGACGAGTGGTCGCGCACGAAGAAGGCGCCGCGCCATGCCGAGTGGCTGCACAAGGAGCCGACCGACTCATGA
- the fahA gene encoding fumarylacetoacetase produces MSRTDVTHDPAARCWVPGAQAHPDFPVQNLPLGIFSPPGGEARGGVAIGDHILDLAAVAPLLEGQAATAAALGRQGTLNALLSAGSEALRALRHGLFALLTDPAREAAAQAALHRASDCTLHLPVAVSEYTDFYSGIHHAVNVGKLFRPDAPLLPNYKFVPIGYHGRASSVRVSGGDVLRPRGQVKAPDADMPMFGPCRRLDYEMEMAVWIGSGNAPGQPIPIGGASGHVAGLSILNDWSARDIQAWEYQPLGPFLAKNFHTSVSPWIVTMDALAPFRTAQPPRPEGDPAPLPYLLDEADQAAGAFGVTMEVHILTAAMRAAGLPPHRLSRGSMTAMYWTIAQLVAHHSSNGCNLRTGDLLGTGTLSGEMAESRGSLLELSEGGRQPIALPGGEQRTFLEDGDELIMTAFAQAPGFARIGFGECRGRIAPAP; encoded by the coding sequence ATGAGTCGCACCGATGTCACGCATGATCCGGCGGCCCGCTGCTGGGTGCCGGGGGCGCAGGCGCATCCCGACTTCCCGGTGCAGAACCTGCCGCTGGGCATCTTCTCCCCACCGGGTGGAGAGGCGCGGGGCGGGGTCGCGATCGGCGATCATATCCTCGATCTCGCGGCTGTCGCGCCCTTGCTGGAAGGGCAGGCGGCGACCGCCGCCGCGCTGGGCAGGCAGGGGACGCTCAATGCCCTGCTCTCCGCCGGCAGCGAGGCGTTGCGGGCGCTGCGCCACGGCCTCTTCGCGCTGCTGACCGATCCGGCGCGCGAAGCGGCGGCGCAGGCGGCGCTGCACCGGGCAAGCGACTGCACGCTGCATCTGCCGGTCGCCGTCAGCGAATATACGGATTTCTACAGCGGCATTCATCATGCGGTGAATGTGGGCAAGCTGTTCCGGCCCGATGCGCCGCTGCTGCCCAATTACAAGTTCGTGCCGATCGGCTATCATGGCCGCGCCTCCTCTGTGCGGGTTTCGGGCGGCGATGTGTTGCGGCCGCGCGGGCAGGTGAAGGCGCCGGATGCGGACATGCCCATGTTCGGCCCGTGCCGGCGCCTCGATTATGAGATGGAAATGGCGGTCTGGATCGGCAGCGGCAACGCGCCGGGCCAGCCCATCCCGATCGGCGGGGCGAGCGGCCATGTGGCCGGCCTGTCGATCCTCAACGACTGGTCGGCGCGCGATATCCAGGCATGGGAATATCAGCCGCTCGGGCCCTTCCTCGCCAAGAATTTCCATACGTCGGTTTCGCCATGGATCGTGACCATGGATGCGCTGGCGCCGTTCCGCACGGCCCAGCCGCCCCGGCCCGAGGGCGATCCCGCGCCGCTGCCTTATCTGCTGGACGAGGCCGATCAGGCTGCCGGCGCGTTCGGCGTCACGATGGAGGTCCACATCCTCACCGCGGCGATGCGCGCGGCAGGGCTGCCGCCGCATCGGCTCAGCCGTGGATCGATGACCGCCATGTACTGGACGATCGCGCAGCTCGTCGCGCATCACAGCTCGAACGGCTGCAATCTGCGCACGGGCGATCTGCTCGGCACCGGCACCTTGTCGGGCGAGATGGCCGAGAGCCGGGGAAGCCTGCTGGAGCTGAGCGAGGGCGGCCGGCAGCCGATCGCTCTTCCGGGCGGTGAGCAGCGCACCTTCCTAGAGGATGGCGACGAGCT